In Aythya fuligula isolate bAytFul2 chromosome 14, bAytFul2.pri, whole genome shotgun sequence, the following proteins share a genomic window:
- the HTR4 gene encoding LOW QUALITY PROTEIN: 5-hydroxytryptamine receptor 4 (The sequence of the model RefSeq protein was modified relative to this genomic sequence to represent the inferred CDS: inserted 1 base in 1 codon; deleted 2 bases in 2 codons) — translation MEELDVNVSSSEGFSIAEKIVLLTFISAVILMAILGNLLVMVAVCRDRQLRKIKTNYFIVSLAFADLLVSVLVMPFGAIELVQDNWIYGEMFCLVRTSLDVLLTTASILHLCCISLDRYYAICCQPLVYRNKMTPLRIAVMLGGCWVIPTFISFLPIMQGWNSIGIIDLVNPAKAVHKASNSTYCIFMVNKPYAITCSVVAFYIPFLLMVLAYYRIYITAREHAYQIRVLQRAGTPADGRQHPPDQHSTHRMKTETKAAKTLCIIMGCFCLCWAPFFVTNIVDPFINYTVPGKLWTAFLWLGYINSGLNPFLYAFLNKSFRRAFLIILCWGDERYRRPSILGQTVPCSTTTXNGSTHVLRYTVLHNGHHQEQEKLPIHNDPESQESCF, via the exons TTCAAGTGAGGGCTTCAGCATAGCAGAGAAGATTGTGTTGCTCACCTTCATCTCAGCGGTTATTCTGATGGCCATCCTGGGGAACCTGCTGGTGATGGTGGCGGTGTGCCGGGACAGGCAACTCAG GAAAATCAAGACCAATTATTTCATTGTTTCCCTTGCCTTTGCGGACTTGCTGGTGTCAGTGCTGGTGATGCCATTTGGAGCCATCGAGCTAGTTCAGGACAACTGGATCTATGGAGAGATGTTCTGCCTTGTTCGGACATCTCTCGATGTCCTTCTCACCACAGCATCAATCCTGCACCTGTGCTGTATCTCACTGGACAG GTACTATGCTATTTGCTGCCAGCCACTGGTTTACAGGAACAAGATGACTCCATTGCGCATTGCTGTAATGCTTGGAGGCTGCTGGGTAATcccaacatttatttctttcctcccaATCATGCAAGGCTGGAATAGCATTGGCATCATTGATCTGGTGA atCCAGCAAAGGCAGTTCACAAGGCTTCCAACTCCACCTACTGCATATTCATGGTCAACAAGCCATACGCCATTACCTGCTCTGTGGTGGCCTTCTACATTCCCTTCCTCCTGATGGTGCTGGCCTACTACCGCATCTACATCACCGCCAGGGAGCACGCCTACCAGATCCGGGTGCTGCAGCGCGCGGGGACCCCCGCTGACGGTCGGCAGCACCCCCCAGATCAGCACAGCACGCACCGCATGAAGACTGAGACCAAAGCTGCCAAGACCCTGTGCATCATCATGGGGTgcttctgcctgtgctgggcCCCCTTCTTTGTCACAAACATAGTGGACCCTTTCATAAACTACACGGTGCCGGGGAAGCTGTGGACAGCTTTTCTGTGGCTGGGCTACATCAATTCAGGGTTGAACCCCTTCCTCTACGCCTTCCTGAACAAGTCTTTCAGACGTGCCTTCCTCATCATCCTGTGCTGG GGTGATGAGCGATACCGAAGG CCTTCTATCTTGGGGCAGACGGTCCCCTGTTCCACCACCA ATAACGGATCGACTCATGTGCTAAG